In the genome of Deltaproteobacteria bacterium, the window GTCTGCGTAGCGACCTGGCGCAATGCTGCCGATGTCGTCTTGTTTACGCAGATAGCGAGCTGCAACGGAAGTAACAGCTTTGAACGCTGCCATTGTGCCAATTGCTTCAGCCATGAGTTCGATCTCGCGCCACAACGCATATCCCGGAGGTGGGTAGGGGATACCGCCGCAGTCAGTCCCACCGACAACGAGCCCACCGGATTCGTGCAGAATGCGGGTGACCTCTTGATGTTTCTCTAACGCTTTGGAGCCGATCGCTGGATCGAATCCCGGAAAAATGTCCCAGTCCGGGCGCTCACCAATATGCGCCGCTAAGGCGCGCTGGCGACCGAGTGCCATCGGTGGAACGTACCGCCGATCTGGATCCTTCATTGCAGCATCTTGTCCACACTTAGAAATCCACAACAGATCCAGCGTTGTGCCCATATGCACTTGTTTTTCGACCATCGCATCAAACCAGGTCTTGGCCTTTTGACTTTGGAGGTCCGCCTCTTCCCAGCCTTTGAAGGTGAGCGGCGCGAAATGGCGGTTCATCATCGAGCTGACCTTCTTGCCTGGACCAAACTGCATGTCGAGCGCGCAGAACTCGTTGTATGGCGAGATCCACACATGTTCCAAGCCATCGATTCCCGCTCTAATCACTTCGAGTGAATGAGTGTAACCAAGATGTCCAGTAATCGGTACGCGTTTATCGACAAAACCGATCACTGCTTTCGCCGTATCCGGGGGAAGAGTGAAGTACAGTTTCACGCCATCCACTCCGGCGTTCAGCAAGTTGCCAATTTTTTGTGGCACAGCCTCAACGGACGGAATGCTGTCGAGCATTTCCGTGAGCGGACCACGCGGGAAACTGGGCTCCACACCATCCAACAATGGCCCACAAATGAATAACCGTGGGCCGACTTGCGCGCCGCTGGCAAGGTCAGATTTGAGTGCCTGGACTTTTTCGAGTTTCGCACCAACATCGCGTGCGCTGGTCACACCTGCTGCCAGAAACAGTGGTAAACTCTCTCGGTCCATTAGTGTGGAATGGACATGCGTATCGATCA includes:
- a CDS encoding amidohydrolase family protein, with the translated sequence MAQTVLLKNARVIDGIADQPQTGMSILVTGERISKVDRGDIPAPPDAQVIDAGGKTVLPGLIDTHVHSTLMDRESLPLFLAAGVTSARDVGAKLEKVQALKSDLASGAQVGPRLFICGPLLDGVEPSFPRGPLTEMLDSIPSVEAVPQKIGNLLNAGVDGVKLYFTLPPDTAKAVIGFVDKRVPITGHLGYTHSLEVIRAGIDGLEHVWISPYNEFCALDMQFGPGKKVSSMMNRHFAPLTFKGWEEADLQSQKAKTWFDAMVEKQVHMGTTLDLLWISKCGQDAAMKDPDRRYVPPMALGRQRALAAHIGERPDWDIFPGFDPAIGSKALEKHQEVTRILHESGGLVVGGTDCGGIPYPPPGYALWREIELMAEAIGTMAAFKAVTSVAARYLRKQDDIGSIAPGRYADFSIIDGDPLRSVRELRQITTVYRGGKAYDPQSLLASVPTQAVELAH